A part of Miscanthus floridulus cultivar M001 chromosome 6, ASM1932011v1, whole genome shotgun sequence genomic DNA contains:
- the LOC136458126 gene encoding uncharacterized protein — protein sequence MGRGKSSFFASMFGCKKKQGSGGRQEEAAPPPQRYYHGTRVRPSDDDDYYGQNWYADRDINRRASEYIERVHRGMLATSEQDE from the coding sequence ATGGGGAGAGGTAAGAGCTCCTTTTTTGCGTCCATGTTCGGGTGCAAGAAGAAGCAGGGCTCCGGCGGGAGGCAGGAggaagcagcgccgccgccgcagcggtacTACCACGGGACAAGGGTGCGGCCGAGCGATGATGACGACTACTACGGCCAGAACTGGTACGCCGACCGCGACATCAACCGGAGGGCCTCTGAGTACATCGAGAGGGTGCACCGCGGAATGCTGGCCACCAGCGAACAGGACGAATAA